One genomic region from Motacilla alba alba isolate MOTALB_02 chromosome 5, Motacilla_alba_V1.0_pri, whole genome shotgun sequence encodes:
- the ACYP1 gene encoding acylphosphatase-1 → MADGEGLVSVDYEVHGKVQGVFFRKYTQGEAKRLGLVGWVQNTSHGTVQGQIQGPAARVQELQEWLRKIGSPQSRISRAEFSNEKKIEALEHKEFQILK, encoded by the exons ATGGCGGACGGCGAGGGCTTGGTGTCCGTGGACTACGAGGTGCACGGCAAGGTGCAAGGCGTGTTCTTCCGCAAGTACACCCAG GGAGAGGCTAAGAGGCTGGGGCTTGTTGGCTGGGTCCAGAATACCAGCCACGGCACTGTTCAAGGGCAAATCCAGGGCCCAGCTGCcagggtgcaggagctgcaagaATGGCTCAGGAAGATAGGAAGTCCCCAGTCCCGTATCAGCCGAGCAGAGTTCAGCAATGAGAAGAAGATTGAGGCGCTGGAGCACAAGGAATTCCAGATTTTGAAGTGA
- the MLH3 gene encoding DNA mismatch repair protein Mlh3 isoform X2 produces the protein MIKRLVEDVRARLRSGVTVSSLGHCVEELVLNSIDAKATCVAIRVDLEAFKIQVVDNGSGMGKEDLKAVGKRYFTSKCSSVRDLENLTFYGFRGEALASIASMASVVEISSKTSRTAKTFMKLFHNGQALEVCEAELNRPSGGTTVTVCNLFHQLPVRRKCMDPVMEIERVRQKVEAVSLMHPSVSLSLRNDVSCSMVLQLPKTRDVYSRFCQIYGPGRSQKLREINHKSGGFEISGFISTEGHYNKNIQFLYVNRRLVLKTRLHKLIDFLLRKESVICKAKSVPASRQANSSPSRHRCGPELYGIFILNVTCAYSDYDVCLEPAKTLIEFQNWEVLLACIEEGVKMFLKREHLFIEPCNEDIREFNERNDFCFDRAPVLKPSTLDEKSIQESFKKACNEIVDSYEIRSLQSKDVKRKSITGKKSSSLTESSKNVQETKNAPVQNTAESSDPCRNNKAEIPLPSKKDTVSDLIKPNTSEQEPKHTSSSQKVSHIRLKPSERLCSSFSGGARSEIREIDGCGDLGDCAENNIKDVSSQQGQVMQESNKVLVLNKDVIQSLLEREDPTETAAGPGTVSGSSLMRLCNARRNRGTAEEIDDARRGAVSSTPLKLCLAGLIKSVIQNESPHDCEQTETNLASNTQCRPGPVSAKDIFDHKVNVVMQSSNAKGISSNTNKEYTASLTREGCKTDGHGNKPLSSWVREEIAMPTATNKRPYEASNSMELPLATSSGIPRKKIVLKNTRRQIAVPRSQPCKKLSLSTQLGSLEKFRRYYGRVKSTLPTPTSERNECALPVLNSETNCDFSKNGNGNHNNFGSCETPPAEDTDSNNISQGFGSLEKTLFCNGEMPQDKQALCQSPLTLSDYSLVSNKTTSCKRSPGSLSSKLSRMKTDHKEVEQLGEQFQTDSNRKDDHSFDHESSNNDFLYNVCQTYKSSVEKMRECKSSISKEAVCSPSDGVIAESVKSPVSSSPLSSIEGEYTVSSVLSLPAKNDCTNIICKEKSTLVESSEQNMKDTEVPCVTLQRNLEFSADSTRSTGNPWNDSCSVWLQDFDALSGKTVYINKATGLSTYGTPPSERFQTACIQDITTMAVNVVSENGFRFRCHPFRSEIVLPFLPRPQKEKTQTSQNLRGRASFPGHSVLW, from the coding sequence ATGATCAAACGTTTGGTGGAAGATGTGCGAGCCAGGCTGCGTTCTGGAGTCACTGTCAGCTCACTCGGACACTGTGTTGAGGAGCTTGTCCTCAACAGCATCGATGCCAAAGCAACATGTGTAGCTATCAGGGTGGATTTGGAAGCTTTTAAGATCCAGGTGGTGGACAATGGCTCCGGGATGGGGAAGGAGGACCTAAAGGCTGTTGGAAAGCGCTACTTCACCAGCAAGTGCAGCTCAGTGAGAGACTTGGAGAACCTGACTTTCTATGGCTTCCGAGGAGAGGCTTTGGCAAGTATAGCCAGCATGGCCAGCGTAGTGGAAATCTCATCTAAGACCAGCAGGACAGCAAAAACATTTATGAAACTGTTTCACAATGGGCAAGCACTGGAAGTGTGTGAAGCTGaactgaacagaccaagtggTGGAACCACAGTCACCGTGTGCAATCTGTTCCATCAGCTCCCAGTGAGGAGAAAGTGTATGGATCCTGTGATGGAAATTGAGAGAGTGAGACAGAAGGTAGAGGCTGTTTCACTGATGCatccttctgtttctctttctttaagaAACGATGTTTCTTGTTCTATGGTGCTTCAGCTGCCTAAGACAAGAGATGTGTACTCTCGGTTTTGTCAAATTTATGGACCGGGCAGATCCCAGAAGTTGCGAGAAATAAATCACAAGTCTGGGGGATTTGAGATAAGTGGTTTTATCAGTACTGAGGGACATTACAATAAGAATATTCAGTTCTTGTATGTGAATAGGAGGCTTGTTTTAAAGACAAGACTACATAAACTAATTgattttttattaagaaaagaaagCGTAATTTGCAAGGCAAAGAGTGTCCCTGCAAGCCGACAGGCTAATTCAAGTCCCAGTCGCCATCGCTGTGGGCCAGAGTTGTATGGGATCTTCATTCTCAATGTAACCTGTGCATACAGTGACTATGATGTGTGCCTGGAACCTGCAAAGACTCTGATTGAGTTCCAGAACTGGGAAGTTCTTCTAGCTTGCATAGAGGAAGgagtgaaaatgtttttgaaacgagagcatttatttattgaacCATGTAATGAGGACATCAGAGAATTTAATGAACGCAATGACTTTTGTTTCGATAGAGCTCCAGTTCTGAAGCCTTCAACTCTTGATGAGAAGAGCATCCAGGAAAGTTTTAAGAAAGCATGTAATGAAATTGTGGATTCTTATGAAATACGTAGCTTGCAATCAAAAGATGTCAAGAGGAAATCcattactgggaaaaaaagttcaAGTCTTACAGAGTCAAGTAAAAATGTACAGGAAACTAAAAATGCCCCAGTTCAGAACACTGCTGAATCATCTGATCCATGTAGAAACAATAAAGCAGAGATTCCATTGCCAAGCAAAAAGGACACAGTTTCTGATTTAATTAAACCAAATACCTCAGAACAGGAGCCAAAACACACCAGCAGTTCCCAAAAAGTATCTCATATTCGTCTAAAACCTTCAGAACGTCTTTGTTCCTCTTTCAGTGGAGGAGCCAGATCAGAAATAAGAGAAATAGATGGTTGTGGTGACCTAGGGGATTGTGCAGAGAATAATATAAAAGATGTGAGCAGCCAGCAAGGTCAAGTAATGCAGGAAAGCAATAAGGTTCTTGTCTTAAATAAGGATGTTATTCAGTCACTGCTTGAGAGAGAAGACCCCACTGAAACAGCAGCGGGGCCTGGAACTGTCTCTGGAAGTTCATTAATGAGACTGTGTAATGCAAGAAGAAACAGGGGAACTGCTGAAGAGATAGATGATGCCAGAAGAGGGGCTGTTAGTTCAACGCCATTAAAGTTGTGCCTTGCGGGCCTCATAAAAAGTGTTATACAAAATGAGTCCCCACATGATTgtgaacaaacagaaacaaatctTGCATCAAACACACAGTGTAGGCCTGGCCCTGTCAGTGCCAAGGATATTTTTGACCACAAAGTGAATGTTGTGATGCAGTCTTCAAATGCTAAGGGTATTTCCAGTAATACTAACAAAGAATATACAGCTTCTCTTACCAGAGAAGGCTGCAAGACTGATGGTCATGGGAACAAACCTTTGTCAAGTTGGGTGAGGGAGGAGATAGCTATGCCTACTGCTACCAATAAAAGACCTTACGAAGCATCAAACAGTATGGAATTGCCGCTGGCAACTTCTTCAGGTATTCCTCgcaagaaaattgttttaaaaaacactaGAAGACAGATAGCTGTGCCAAGATCGCAGCCCTGTAAGAAACTGAGCTTGTCCACACAGCTGGGATCATTGGAAAAGTTCAGGAGGTATTATGGGAGAGTTAAATCTACGCTACCAACACCCACGTCAGAGCGAAATGAATGTGCTCTCCCCGTTCTTAATTCAGAAACTAACTGTGACTTTTCAAAGAATGGGAATGGCAATCATAATAACTTTGGCAGTTGTGAAACTCCACCTGCAGAAGATACAGATTCTAATAATATTAGCCAAGGTTTTGGTTCCTTGGAAAAGACTTTATTTTGCAATGGAGAAATGCCACAGGACAAACAAGCCCTTTGTCAGAGTCCCTTGACATTGTCTGATTACTCTCTGGTTAGTAACAAAACTACAAGTTGTAAAAGATCTCCAGGATCATTATCATCCAAACTGTCCAGAATGAAAACTGATCACAAAGAAGTAGAACAACTTGGTGAACAGTTCCAAACAGACTCAAATAGAAAAGATGACCATTCCTTTGATCATGAATCCtcaaataatgattttttataTAATGTTTGTCAAACATATAAATCCTCAGTGGAGAAAATGAGGGAGTGTAAGTCCAGCATTTCTAAGGAGGCTGTGTGCTCACCATCAGATGGTGTGATAGCAGAGTCTGTGAAGAGTCCTGTCAGCTCATCACCACTCAGCAGTATAGAAGGAGAGTACACAGTCTCTTCAGTTTTATCATTACCTGCTAAAAATGACTGTACTAACATCATCTGTAAAGAGAAAAGTACGTTAGTTGAATCCTCAGAACAAAATATGAAAGATACTGAGGTTCCCTGTGTGACCTTACAGAGGAACTTGGAATTCTCTGCTGACAGCACAAGAAGCACAGGCAATCCCTGGAATGATTCATGTTCTGTCTGGCTGCAAGATTTTGATGCTTTGTCGGGTAAGACAGTGTACATCAATAAGGCAACTGGACTCAGCACCTACGGCACTCCTCCTAGCGAAAGGTTTCAAACTGCCTGCATTCAAGATATAACAACAATGGCTGTGAATGTTGTTTCAGAGAATG